CCATGAATATGTGGCCGGTGTGGCAACGGGTTACCGGGAAGCCTCGGCCAGTTGCCGCGCCAGCGCGTTGTGGCGCGTGACGAGCGACGGCAGGTCGAGCGTCGCCAGACGCCCTTCACGCACCACCACCCGTCCGTTCACCACGCTGTACGCCGCTTGTCCAGGGTTACAGAAAACCAACGCGGCGACCGGGTCGTGCAGACCGCCGGCCATGCCCACACCGCGGGTGTCGAAGGCCACGAAATCGGCCGCCATTCCGGCAGCCAGCACGCCAATGTCGTCGCGGCCCAGCACGCGCGCGCCGCCCACCGTGGCGATTTCCAACGCCTCACGGGCAGTCATCGCACTGGGGCCGAAGCCCACACGCTGCAAGAGCAGCGCCTGACGCGCTTCGTTGATCATGCTGGCGGCGTCGTTCGAGGCCGAGCCATCCACGCCCAGTCCGACCGGCACGCCCGCGTCGCGCATCCGGCGAATCGGTGCAATGCCCGACGCGAGTCGCATGTTCGAGCATGGGCAGTGCGCCACGCCGGTGCCGGTCTTGGCGAAGAGCGCGATGCCCGCGTCGTCGAGTTGCACGCAATGCGCGTGCCACACGTCATGCCCGACCCAGCCCAGGTCCTGCGCATATTCCGCCGGCGTCATGCCGAACTTCTCGCGACTGTAGGCAATGTCGTTGACGTTTTCGGCCAGATGGGTATGCAACGACACACCGTAGTGGCGCGCCATCGACGCCGATTCGCGCATCAGGTCGCGGCTCACTGAAAACGGCGAGCACGGCGCCACGACCACGCGCAACATCGCGTAGCGGCCTTCGTCGTGATACGTCTCGATAAGACGTTGCGTGTCTTTGAGAATGTCGTCTTCGCGCTCGACAACGCGATCGGGCGGCAGCCCGCCCTGGCTCTGCCCCACGCTCATGCTGCCGCGGCTTGCATGAAAGCGCATGCCGATCTCGGCAGCGGCTTCAATGCTGTGATCGAGCTTGCAGCCGTTCGGATAGATATAGAGGTGGTCGCTCGACGTCGTGCAGCCCGAGAGCAGCAACTCGGCCATCGCGGTCTGTGTCGAAACGCGAATCATCTCCGGCGTGAGATTCGCCCACACCGGATACAGGTTCGTCAGCCAGTTGAACAGTTCGCCGTCCTGCGCGGCCGGAATGGCGCGCGTGAGGCTCTGATACATGTGGTGGTGCGTATTGACGAGGCCGGGAATCACGACGTGACCGGTCAGGTCGAGCACCTCGTCGGCCGTGGCCGGCAACGTGTCGCTGGTGCCGACGGCCACAATCCGGTTGTCCTCGACGTACAGCCCGCCGCGGGCAATCTCGCGGCGGCCGGCGTCCATCGTGACCAGTACCTCGGCATTCTTGACGAGCAACGTTTTCATCAGTGCGCCTCCAGCCCCATGCCTGTGCCGTTCTTCTCGCCGTGAGCGTTGGCCGCCGGGGCTTTGAAGCCGTTGAAGTAGGCGTTCAGAATCACGGCCGAGAGCGTAGCGAGCAGAATCCCACTATGCAGCAGCGGCGCGAGTTGCTCGGGCATCTTCGCAAAGAACTTGTTCGACGCGACCGGAATCATCGCCATGCCGATGCTGATGGCCACAATGTACAGGTTGTAACGGTTATAGGCGTAGTCGACCTTCGACAGGATCTTGATACCGGTGGCGAGCACCATGCCGAACATGACCACCCCCGCACCGCCCAGCACGAACTGCGGAATCGAGGCGACGATCACCGACATCTTGGGGATCAGGCCAAAAACCAGCAGGATGACGCCGGCTGCCGCGCAAACCCAACGGCTCTTCACGCCCGTCACCCCCACGAGGCCGATGTTCTGCGAGAACGAGGTATGCGGGAACGTGTTGAACACGCCACCGATCACCGTCGCCACACCATCGACGCGCAGACCGGCCACCAGCGCCTTCTCGTCCACCGGCTTGCCGACGATCTCGCCCAGCGCCAGGAACATGCCCGTCGATTCGATGAACGTGATCAGAATCACAATGGTCAGCGTGACGATCGCCCACGGATCGAACACCGGCATGCCGAAATGGAACGGCAGCACCACGTCAAACCACTTCACCTGATCCAGACCGTCGAAATTGACCTTGTGCAGCATCAGCGCAATCACGAAGCCAAACAGAATGCCCAGCAGCACCGCGATGTTCGAGAAGAAACCCTTCACGAAACGGGTAATCAGCAAGATGAAGATGAGCACCGCGAACGACACGCCCAGATAGACGGGGTCGCCGTAGTCGGGGTTGCCCACGCCACCGGCGGCCCAGTTGATGCCCACGCCGATGATCGTCAGACCAATGGACGTGATCACGATACCCGTGACGATGGGCGGGAAGAACCGCAACAACTTACCGATGACCGGGGCAATGAGCGTTCCGATGATGCCCGACGCAATCGTCGCCCCGAAGATACCGGGCAGCCCCAGCGACGGATTCGTGCCGATGGCAAGCATCGGACCGACGGCCGCAAACGTCACCGCCATGATGACCGGCATGCGAATACCGAACCTGCCGACGCCCACGCTTTGCAGCAACGTGGCGATACCGCAGCACATCAGGTCGGCAGAAATGAGAAAGGCAATCTGATCCTTGGGCAAACCAAGGGCACCACCGATGATCAGGGGCACGGCTACCGCACCCGCATACATCACCAGCACGTGTTGCAGGCCCAGCATGAACAATTTTCCGATCGGCAGTCGTTCGTCGACCGGATCCACGGCTTTCGTTGTCACACTCATTGCGTCTCCATCCCAGGGGGGCTGTTTGATTGATATTTTTGGGGTGGCTCAATGGTGCAGGTCGACGCCTTTTGCGGCAAGACCACCGGGGGCTATAGTGTTTTTTTCATAGAACGTATGCATGAATGCTTATCATGCGTCTCGGGTTTTCCCCGAGAATGCACGTCAGCATTGGGCTTTCCGGACGATGCGCCTCCCGGCGCAACAACACTTCATACGCAGCTTGTTATGTGACGGATAACAGAAGCAAATAGTGGTCCAAAAAATCCCCAATCCGGTGCGTGCGGCGTACCCTCGACACACTGGCACGCGCGATGGATGGCCGTCATCTTTTTGTCTGACGTGACATGGTATGTGCGCGTTTTTATCTTTGGTATTGCGCACGTTACCCGGCCGCCATCTCCCTACAATGCACCCATCCATCACAGGAGACACCATGGGACGACTGACTACCCACGTACTTGATACATCGCACGGCAAGCCTGGCGCGGGCATCCGTGTCGAGCTGTGGCGCGTGGACGGCGAACGCCGCTCGCTGCGCGACGTGCAGACCAACAACGACGGGCGCTGCGACAAACCGCTGCTCGAAGGCGAGGAATTCGTCGCGGGCGAATATGAGCTGGTGTTCCACGCGGGCGATTATTTCGCCGCACAGGGCGTGGACGTCCCGTCGCCGCGCTTCGTCGATCGCGTCGTATTGCGCTTCGGCATTGCCGAGCCTTCCCAGCATTACCACGTGCCCCTTCTGGTATCGCCGTGGAGCTTTTCCACGTATCGCGGCAGCTGAAACGCGAGCGTGAACGTCAGGCAGTTGAGGAGAACATAAGATGGAAGCGTTTATTACCGACTGGGTCAATCTGTTGCTGCGCTGGCTGCATGTGGTCGCAGCGATCGCGTGGATTGGCGAGTCGTTCTATTTCGTGATGCTGGATAACGGTCTGAAGCCGCCCAAGGCGGCCGAGGATAAGCAAAAAGGCGTATTCGGCGAGATGTGGTCGGTACACGGTGGCGGTTTCTACCACGCCCAGAAGTATCTGAACTCGCCGCCGCAGATGCCGGAAGACCTGCACTGGTCGAAGTGGAAGTCGTACACCACGTGGCTCTCGGGCTTTGCCCTGTTCTGCGTGCTGTATCTGCTGCAACCGCAAACGTATCTGATCGACAAGAACGTGATGGATCTGCAACCGGGCCAGGCCGTGGGCCTCGCGGTGGCTTTCCTGATCGGCGGCTGGTTCGTCTATGACTTCCTTTGCCGCATCCTCGGCAAGAACGAGCGTGTGCTGGGCATCGGTGTTGCCCTGTTCGTGGTCGCCGCGACGTATGCCACGACGCACATCTTCGCCGGTCGCGCCGCGTTCCTGATCGTCGGCGCCATGATGGCCACGTCGATGTCGGCCAACGTGTTCTTCTGGATCATCCCGGGACAGCGCAAGAGCGTCGACGCCCTGTCGAAGGGCGAAGTCCCGAACCCGATCTGGGGCAAGCTGGGCAAGCAGCGTTCGGTGCACAACACGTATTTCACGCTGCCGGTCGTGTTCATCATGATCAGCAACCACTATGCGTTCACGTACAGCAATCCGTACAACTGGGTGATC
This window of the Pandoraea fibrosis genome carries:
- a CDS encoding nucleobase:cation symporter-2 family protein; this encodes MSVTTKAVDPVDERLPIGKLFMLGLQHVLVMYAGAVAVPLIIGGALGLPKDQIAFLISADLMCCGIATLLQSVGVGRFGIRMPVIMAVTFAAVGPMLAIGTNPSLGLPGIFGATIASGIIGTLIAPVIGKLLRFFPPIVTGIVITSIGLTIIGVGINWAAGGVGNPDYGDPVYLGVSFAVLIFILLITRFVKGFFSNIAVLLGILFGFVIALMLHKVNFDGLDQVKWFDVVLPFHFGMPVFDPWAIVTLTIVILITFIESTGMFLALGEIVGKPVDEKALVAGLRVDGVATVIGGVFNTFPHTSFSQNIGLVGVTGVKSRWVCAAAGVILLVFGLIPKMSVIVASIPQFVLGGAGVVMFGMVLATGIKILSKVDYAYNRYNLYIVAISIGMAMIPVASNKFFAKMPEQLAPLLHSGILLATLSAVILNAYFNGFKAPAANAHGEKNGTGMGLEAH
- a CDS encoding urate hydroxylase PuuD; amino-acid sequence: MEAFITDWVNLLLRWLHVVAAIAWIGESFYFVMLDNGLKPPKAAEDKQKGVFGEMWSVHGGGFYHAQKYLNSPPQMPEDLHWSKWKSYTTWLSGFALFCVLYLLQPQTYLIDKNVMDLQPGQAVGLAVAFLIGGWFVYDFLCRILGKNERVLGIGVALFVVAATYATTHIFAGRAAFLIVGAMMATSMSANVFFWIIPGQRKSVDALSKGEVPNPIWGKLGKQRSVHNTYFTLPVVFIMISNHYAFTYSNPYNWVILTIIMAAGAMIRQFFVLRHSGKNLYALPVAGAALLAGVAVFAAPRPTPAPAAGAHGEAAAPAVKLSEIQPILTQRCATCHSAKPTMMGSAPAGVMLDTPAEISQNAQRIYQQAVALKSMPLGNVTQMTDDERQKIAAWFNGGAQQ
- a CDS encoding 8-oxoguanine deaminase gives rise to the protein MKTLLVKNAEVLVTMDAGRREIARGGLYVEDNRIVAVGTSDTLPATADEVLDLTGHVVIPGLVNTHHHMYQSLTRAIPAAQDGELFNWLTNLYPVWANLTPEMIRVSTQTAMAELLLSGCTTSSDHLYIYPNGCKLDHSIEAAAEIGMRFHASRGSMSVGQSQGGLPPDRVVEREDDILKDTQRLIETYHDEGRYAMLRVVVAPCSPFSVSRDLMRESASMARHYGVSLHTHLAENVNDIAYSREKFGMTPAEYAQDLGWVGHDVWHAHCVQLDDAGIALFAKTGTGVAHCPCSNMRLASGIAPIRRMRDAGVPVGLGVDGSASNDAASMINEARQALLLQRVGFGPSAMTAREALEIATVGGARVLGRDDIGVLAAGMAADFVAFDTRGVGMAGGLHDPVAALVFCNPGQAAYSVVNGRVVVREGRLATLDLPSLVTRHNALARQLAEASR
- the uraH gene encoding hydroxyisourate hydrolase, which encodes MGRLTTHVLDTSHGKPGAGIRVELWRVDGERRSLRDVQTNNDGRCDKPLLEGEEFVAGEYELVFHAGDYFAAQGVDVPSPRFVDRVVLRFGIAEPSQHYHVPLLVSPWSFSTYRGS